One stretch of Arachis hypogaea cultivar Tifrunner chromosome 20, arahy.Tifrunner.gnm2.J5K5, whole genome shotgun sequence DNA includes these proteins:
- the LOC112785265 gene encoding uncharacterized protein isoform X2: protein MENRKGDRGRGRRREGEEQRYGAWRRCRAAVAEKKGRGERDPRRRGRSCRRATPLCLVRVSPLLFAEGETRREDADPHHRASLSSSSLHHCRSLFPLPSGFAAAAIESDAAEEESFLFRRRRRRRWLLLFIWLELVTGGEKRLHHPLRFDIEPLFLTLIDAAAAVSVALKSLLQLPI, encoded by the exons ATGGAGAACAGGAAGGGAGACAGAGGacgagggagaagaagagagggggaGGAACAACGCTATGGAGCTTGGCGCCGCTGCCGAGCTGCTGTCGCAGAGAAGAAAGGGAGAGGCGAACGTGACCCACGGAGGAGAGGAAGGAGCTGCCGTCGAGCCACGCCCCTTTGCCTTGTTCGTGTATCGCCGTTGCTGTTCGCTGAGGGTGAGACGCGAAGAGAAGATGCTGACCCGCACCATCGTGCCTCGCTATCTTCGTCGAGCCTTCATCATTGTCGCTCCCTATTCCCGTTGCCATCAGGGTTTGCTGCCGCTGCCATTGAGAGTGACGCAGCAGAGGAGGAGTCGTTCCTCTTCCGCCGCCGTCGCCGGAGACGTTGGTTGCTGCTGTTCATATGG CTAGAACTTGTCACCGGGGGAGAGAAGCGGCTGCACCATCCTCTTCGTTTTGACATTGAACCTCTATTCCTAACCCT AATTGATGCTGCTGCCGCCGTCTCGGTTGCGTTGAAATCGCTGCTGCAGTTGCCAATTTAG
- the LOC112785265 gene encoding uncharacterized protein isoform X1: protein MENRKGDRGRGRRREGEEQRYGAWRRCRAAVAEKKGRGERDPRRRGRSCRRATPLCLVRVSPLLFAEGETRREDADPHHRASLSSSSLHHCRSLFPLPSGFAAAAIESDAAEEESFLFRRRRRRRWLLLFIWLLESLQLELVTGGEKRLHHPLRFDIEPLFLTLIDAAAAVSVALKSLLQLPI from the exons ATGGAGAACAGGAAGGGAGACAGAGGacgagggagaagaagagagggggaGGAACAACGCTATGGAGCTTGGCGCCGCTGCCGAGCTGCTGTCGCAGAGAAGAAAGGGAGAGGCGAACGTGACCCACGGAGGAGAGGAAGGAGCTGCCGTCGAGCCACGCCCCTTTGCCTTGTTCGTGTATCGCCGTTGCTGTTCGCTGAGGGTGAGACGCGAAGAGAAGATGCTGACCCGCACCATCGTGCCTCGCTATCTTCGTCGAGCCTTCATCATTGTCGCTCCCTATTCCCGTTGCCATCAGGGTTTGCTGCCGCTGCCATTGAGAGTGACGCAGCAGAGGAGGAGTCGTTCCTCTTCCGCCGCCGTCGCCGGAGACGTTGGTTGCTGCTGTTCATATGG TTGTTGGAATCGTTACAGCTAGAACTTGTCACCGGGGGAGAGAAGCGGCTGCACCATCCTCTTCGTTTTGACATTGAACCTCTATTCCTAACCCT AATTGATGCTGCTGCCGCCGTCTCGGTTGCGTTGAAATCGCTGCTGCAGTTGCCAATTTAG